In Crinalium epipsammum PCC 9333, the following are encoded in one genomic region:
- a CDS encoding response regulator, which produces MQIEPKVNILLVDDYPENLLTLEAILSGLNQNLVRASSGEEALRCILHQDFAVVLLDVQMPGLDGFETATMIRQRMRSQHTPIIFLTAFHSNDNFIYKGYSLGAVDYLLKPLDPEILISKVTVFVDLFKKTAEIKRQAAQLESVNAELNESKQTLQDFLDNANDLIQILSLDGRFTYVNRTWQQTLGYSLEEISNLTYFDIIHPAHRSNLEFVIKAIQLNKENCIIDTKFITKDGKELEVEGNLNCRFEENKPIAIRCIFRDISERKQAEETRAQFAREQAARQQAEAANRMKDEFLAVLSHELRTPLNSMLGWVRLLLTRNYDQKATNQALQTIERNAKLQAQLIEDILDVSRIIQGKLQIHLHPTNLVAVIDAAVDAVRPNAETKAIKLEAIYNDIPANSSVLVRGDFARLQQICWNLLTNAIKFSPQGGKVQITLKLLERNFVQIQITDNGIGISKEFLPHIFERFRQADSTSTRSQGGLGLGLAIVRHIVELHGGSIKAESEGENKGSTFTVTLSLLSNKIEENNGKAISAKSDNELNSNISIKLNELHILVVDDEPDALNLLTVVFAEYGAKVTTAASASQAIELIKSLQPDILISDIGMPNEDGYSLVKKVRELESQQAREIPAIALTAYVTKEDNKQAISSGFQMHLSKPVDTNALITAVAKLAGKMPMINQK; this is translated from the coding sequence ATGCAAATCGAACCAAAAGTTAATATTCTTCTGGTTGACGACTACCCAGAAAACTTGCTGACACTAGAAGCAATTCTAAGTGGCTTAAATCAAAATCTAGTCAGAGCATCTTCTGGAGAAGAAGCTTTACGCTGCATACTGCATCAAGACTTCGCCGTAGTTTTACTTGATGTACAGATGCCAGGGTTAGACGGATTTGAAACCGCCACCATGATTCGGCAAAGAATGCGATCGCAACATACCCCAATCATCTTTCTTACCGCCTTTCACAGCAATGATAATTTTATATATAAAGGCTATTCATTAGGCGCAGTTGATTATTTACTTAAACCGCTCGATCCTGAAATCTTAATTTCCAAAGTTACAGTATTTGTAGATTTATTTAAAAAAACCGCAGAAATAAAACGACAAGCAGCACAGCTTGAATCAGTTAATGCAGAACTCAATGAAAGTAAACAAACATTACAAGATTTTTTAGATAACGCCAACGATTTAATTCAAATCCTCTCGCTAGATGGACGTTTTACCTACGTCAATCGCACTTGGCAACAAACACTAGGTTATTCTTTAGAAGAAATTAGCAACCTCACTTATTTTGATATTATTCACCCCGCTCATCGTTCCAATCTAGAATTTGTAATCAAAGCCATTCAACTAAATAAAGAAAATTGTATAATTGATACAAAATTTATTACAAAAGACGGTAAAGAACTTGAAGTAGAAGGAAATTTAAACTGTCGATTTGAAGAAAATAAACCTATAGCAATTAGGTGTATATTTCGAGATATTAGTGAACGCAAACAAGCGGAAGAAACACGCGCTCAATTTGCTCGTGAACAGGCAGCACGGCAACAAGCGGAAGCTGCTAACCGCATGAAAGATGAATTTTTAGCAGTACTTTCTCACGAACTCCGTACCCCTCTTAACTCAATGTTAGGATGGGTACGATTATTACTTACTAGAAACTACGATCAAAAAGCTACTAATCAAGCGTTGCAAACTATAGAACGTAACGCTAAATTACAGGCGCAATTAATCGAAGATATTTTAGATGTTTCGCGCATTATTCAAGGCAAATTGCAGATACATCTACACCCAACAAATCTAGTAGCAGTTATTGATGCAGCAGTAGATGCAGTACGTCCTAATGCTGAAACTAAGGCGATTAAATTAGAAGCAATATATAATGATATTCCAGCAAATTCATCAGTTTTAGTACGAGGTGATTTTGCCCGCTTGCAGCAAATTTGCTGGAATTTATTAACTAATGCGATCAAATTCAGCCCACAAGGAGGGAAAGTCCAGATCACACTAAAATTACTTGAAAGAAATTTTGTACAAATACAAATTACGGATAATGGAATTGGTATTAGTAAAGAATTTTTACCTCATATCTTTGAGCGTTTTCGTCAAGCAGATAGTACCAGTACAAGATCGCAAGGCGGGCTTGGGCTAGGGTTGGCAATAGTACGTCACATTGTTGAACTACACGGTGGTAGTATTAAAGCTGAAAGTGAAGGTGAAAATAAAGGATCAACATTTACGGTAACATTGTCTCTTCTTTCTAATAAAATAGAAGAAAATAATGGTAAAGCAATTAGTGCCAAAAGCGACAATGAATTAAATTCAAATATTTCCATAAAACTTAATGAATTGCATATACTTGTAGTTGATGATGAACCAGATGCACTCAACTTACTAACTGTAGTATTTGCAGAATATGGAGCCAAAGTCACCACCGCAGCATCAGCTTCGCAAGCAATTGAATTAATTAAATCATTACAACCAGATATATTAATTAGCGATATTGGAATGCCTAACGAAGACGGCTATAGTTTAGTTAAAAAGGTAAGAGAACTTGAGAGTCAACAGGCGAGGGAAATTCCGGCGATCGCATTAACAGCTTATGTCACAAAAGAAGATAATAAACAGGCAATTTCATCGGGTTTTCAAATGCACTTATCCAAACCAGTTGATACAAACGCATTAATTACAGCAGTAGCAAAACTCGCAGGAAAAATGCCGATGATTAATCAAAAGTAG
- a CDS encoding DUF423 domain-containing protein yields MTRIFLAIASILAGLSVAAGAFASHALREKLTERSLLIFETAARYQMYHALALLIVALLLTHYQTTPASVIASGVAFIVGIVLFSGSLYALSFTGVKWLGAITPLGGVAFLVGWGCLAVAAVSNFKF; encoded by the coding sequence ATAACTAGAATTTTTTTAGCGATCGCATCAATTTTAGCAGGTTTGTCTGTGGCTGCTGGTGCGTTCGCATCTCACGCTTTAAGAGAAAAACTTACGGAGCGATCGCTCTTAATTTTTGAAACTGCCGCTCGTTATCAAATGTATCATGCTCTAGCATTATTAATAGTGGCGTTACTGTTAACTCATTATCAAACAACTCCTGCGAGTGTTATTGCTTCTGGTGTAGCTTTTATTGTAGGAATTGTACTTTTTTCAGGTAGTCTTTACGCGCTCAGTTTTACTGGTGTTAAATGGCTGGGAGCTATTACACCTTTGGGGGGAGTGGCATTTTTAGTGGGATGGGGTTGTTTAGCGGTTGCTGCTGTTTCAAATTTTAAATTTTGA
- a CDS encoding REP-associated tyrosine transposase: MKYNPYKHHRRSIRLQGYDYTQAGLYFITICIWQRECLLGHVVNSTVELSHYGQVVLYNWKIIAKKFRNVELGEFVIMPNHIHGVIKLIESGNQPLSEVIRSFKTSSTRRINQLRESIGVPVWQRNYYEHIIRNEESFNRICEYIINNPLSWEQDQLHPNNPSKW; this comes from the coding sequence ATGAAATATAATCCATATAAACATCATCGCCGTTCAATTCGCTTGCAAGGATATGACTATACGCAAGCAGGGTTATATTTTATTACTATTTGTATTTGGCAGCGTGAATGTTTACTCGGTCATGTAGTAAATTCCACTGTAGAGTTAAGTCATTATGGTCAAGTAGTGCTATATAATTGGAAGATTATAGCTAAAAAGTTTAGGAATGTCGAGTTAGGCGAGTTTGTAATTATGCCTAATCATATACATGGAGTTATCAAATTAATTGAATCAGGTAATCAGCCATTATCTGAAGTTATTAGGAGTTTTAAAACATCTTCTACTCGCAGGATTAATCAACTAAGAGAATCAATAGGTGTTCCGGTTTGGCAGCGTAATTATTATGAACATATTATCCGTAATGAAGAATCTTTTAATAGAATTTGTGAATATATAATTAATAATCCTTTGTCTTGGGAGCAGGATCAATTACATCCAAATAATCCATCTAAATGGTAA